Genomic segment of Porites lutea chromosome 13, jaPorLute2.1, whole genome shotgun sequence:
GCGTTCTCGACTTCACTTAAGTCTGAACTTattaaaatttctagataaaCAGGAACAGCAATGTGTGAAATCTTCGCAAATTAACGTTATTTCACAACTAAAGATACAAAATAGAACGTAGCAGTAAAACCAGTGTCGGTgtctttgttttgaattttctacAAGGGTATTGCGTGCTTACATTTCGCGAGGATTTAAATTCGCGAGTCTTTAATTCCGCGAATTTTTTACAGTCGCGAGAAAGCCGAAATTAAGTACCAGTAAGGTGTAACAAGTTTGCCGTGCATCACTCGCTATTAgctattagtaaaatccaactagtggtctatcatcaatgctacgttctgattggttaagctacTACTCGGTtgtatgttatagcccacaagtagcgaaaagcgccggctttgaaaaccaaaacaatggcgcggctgaatcgcgttttgctagccaaagttgttttgtctccaTATTTTTAaccaactagttgaattttactaaaacaattattcctctccccGTCATGGCTTCTGagtcagagcccattcgggctcgaggaataataatattgttaattaTTGTTATATATAGGAAGGTAAAGACCTGGATATTGCCGATTATGAAGAATCCATCGCGGTCATTTTgtctgtttctttcttgtttcttttcttttaatatcAACATCAGCAGTGAGCTGTTGCCCATGAACAAATGTCTTTAGTTTGATAAAGATTGAAAGAGAGCTACTTCGTCTTCGTATACAAATCCTCATTTATGATATTCCCAAATGGATGACTCACATATAGCTGAAAAAAGGAGCTACCAGCTGCTGTCTCGTCTGTTTTGTCGATCCAAGGCATAAGCTAGTTACTTAGTGAGTGACGTTATTTTATTACAGATTACCGACAAACTGGAAGAAATGAGAAGATCAAGTGGAGGATTGGCAGAAATCTTTGAacttggaaaaaaaggaaaaggaagaaaaagagtGAAAAGGGGAAAGGGAAAGAAGAAGACATTGCCGGCTATTAAGGTACCAACTATTCACGTTCAATGTGCTTTACTCCAAACCCCGCTTTTAAGTTCGGACAGGAGCACTTTCTTTGTGAAATgatttttgatgaaaatttggtttatttttactgatatctttttttctcctttagaTCAGCATCGATGATAACAAGCCAGTGTTTTTTATTCAATGTGGTATTCATGCCAGAGAGTGGATCTCTCCAGCAACCTGCATGTATATCATTGACCAGGTAAGAACACATACAgaaaccaccaccaccaccaccatcaccaccaccattatcatcatcactacatcatcatcactatgaaaacgttacagtcaagaagactttagCAGGGACTGATCAGTTacgatatttcgactggccaataccagtcttcatcaggtttattgagatatcacgaatttaatatgaagtaaaataatgaccgtaattaaacatcatcatcatcatcatcatcatcatcatcagcagcagcagcagcagcagcagcatcaTTGTCATTTTCTTGTTCATTACGTGGGAAAACCTTGAGTTGTAACGATTcttttcaaaattgaaatattcaGTAATCTATCCTCTTTCGCTTTGTAGACGACAACGCATATTACTGCTTTTCAGATTAGTTTTACTACTGTCTTGTGTTTCAATTTCTTCGATACGCAGATGATCCAGAAGAGCTCTTCCGATGCATCAGTGATGTTGAACAAGATGAGCTTCGTTATATTGCCTGTTTTTAATCCGGACGGATACGAATACACTTGGACGGTCAGGATGATAtctatcattatttatttattacaatcaTTATTTTCTTCATCCTTATTTTGTAACTTCGAAGCTCATCTAAATGTAATCACGGAGAAAGGCATACGTGGTCACCTTCTCATCCTCGATGGTAGAACTTGTGGTCAGATTAAATGAGTTGGATTGACTTATTTCTTGTTAAATATCTATCCTGCTTACTCTATCTATACGGTAACTCACGAACTTCATAGCATATTAACTGAGTAGCAAAGTATTAACTACCCTGCTCATCGACTCTCTGTCCGGCTGACCAATAGTCAAATTGACTTAATGTTTAAAAGAATGAAAGTGTTTTAAAAGTAAATCAGTTGCTTCTGAATGACTGAATAGTTACCGACCCGTTATGATTGGATGACTGATTGCGTGTAAGTGAATGGCTAGTTTATAAATGGCACAAACTCCTGCTGAGGTCCAGGATAGATTACGTATAGAGACATTGTTATAGGTTCTCCGTTAATCTGCGCTATAATCAGTTTCCCACAGCAAATCCGCTTCTTAGTACTGTTTTTATCTTTCACGGAACAGAGCGGCGGACGAATGTGGAGGAAGAATCGCAGGAAGAACAAGAAAAGTAGCCGTTGTGTTGGCGTCGATCTAAACCGAAATTGGAGCTATGAATGGGGAGGTTATATGGTTCTTTTTTACATAGAATTTTGCTAGAAATAAATAGTTTAAAAATATGTAATTGTTATATTTCCACATAAATCTGGAGATGTGGACCTCACAAGGAAAAGGACAGATCTCCTGTCTTAATAAGAATCTATATTGATATTGACTGCATTCTTGAACAGGCTTCATAATTAGGATTCGACTTACTTAAGGGTAAAAGCTCGACATGTAAGCTTTTGAATCTTAACCTCTGGAAATATCATTATTGATGTcaattcagtttgtttttatCATAAGGTGAAGGAGCTAGCccaaataaatgtgatgaaACGTACAGGGGCAAAAAAGCATTctctgaaaaagaaacaaagagtGTCAGTAAATATCTCGAAGGACTAAACAAGCAAGGACTGCTGAAGGGTTTTATTGACTTCCATGCGTTCAGTCAAATGTGGTTTATTCCCTGGGGATACACTGCTACAAAGACTAACGATCACGAAGAACAGGTCAGTGAGCATTATCAATAGAGTGAACTCAGTGCAGGGCActttttaaggtggctgaacagaGTTTTGAAGGcagtcagcggtaactcgcgtgacggcgcgtgttttaaattagataaacaaacatggcggcgaaaaagcaatggtacacagaagacgataTTGCAAAATCTacttattaaaattttgtgatatttggcagaatttttacttttatcgtattttaaataatgagaactttaaaatggaagttgaacagatgaattttgtgacacatttaataattaccatacaattatattattgattatctaaaaacccgtctgttaaaatttggtcaaataagtttcaaatggtaatgattaattatagtaagctgtgtgcaagtttataggaaaatctaatgagcaaattttatgtaaactgagcaaaagcgAAATTTAACGGTTAGATTCAattgttcatgttgccatggaaactacgaaaacgtcaaattttacctgtcattcaaaatctttcatcagtatatttttcacttgccaagtttcagcttgtgagctgcagcCTTTcccttgccatgatttggcaaatgacatatactcacaaactgccaaaactgtgctCAGCCACCTTAACTGTATCCACTTAGGAAACTGAAACTACAATCATCCCCAAAACCTTTGGGACACCTGCACTCACTAGTATCCTTGTCCTTTGTTGCAGAGCGCTCAGTTTCATGTTCGTTCAGATATAGttctgtttttgctttttgggGGCTTCTTTTTCGAAGGGGAGGGTCAAGACGTAGTTTAGCTGTTGTGGGGGGAGAGGGAATAGCCTAGTGAGCTAATAAACTCGAACTATGTGTTACTGAGGAATGTttagttaaggtaaaaaaacactgcaaaaaccgtgtacgaacaatcttgctcaacgtcggatccagaaagatcgtgatcagtcaaaatagataaaattgaaaacgttacagacaagaagacttttgcagggtcaaaaaacgtaaaatagagttaactctatttcacgttgtttgatcagtccctgcaaaagtcttcttgactgtaacgttttcaattactgaggaactttagTCATTCTGATGTCAACGAAGATATGAAAACTTCAGTAaccgttttctttgttttgcttttttgctaccTATTTAGGAGAACAAACGGTGCTGACGCTTGCTGACGCACAGAACAATCATGCGCATGCGCACAACTATAGCTCTCGGCGCGGCAGTCAAGGCGCAGCAGGGAAGTTAGTCCCTCTACAGAATCGATATTTCAGGGTTAATAACTTAAGTGGGGAGTTTGCTCTgcttttattttctataaaataatcTTGAGTAGTATATGGAAGTAGTACAATATTTCAGAATTACCTATTAAACTGTAAATAAATCTTCAGTTTTAAATCTTTACTTTTACTGAACATTTACTAAGGCTTAGTGACCAAGCAACTAGTTGACTGAAatctttttaattaattttcttttgtctccaGATGAGGGTTGCTAAGATAGCCGTCGAAGCAATCAAAAGAAAGCATGGAAAAAGCTATAAATACGGATCTTCTGCAGTTTTACTTTGTAAGTACTTGTTTATTATATTAAGACCATTGTGCCTccaatttgtaaacaacaattctCATGCTCGTTTTTATGTGGTCATCACTTTCCGTTTGATTAGATATTTAAACTATTAATGATAGGTCATGATAGAGAGTAGATTCCTTTAGCAAACTTTTCCATGTGTCTAATTTACTGATACGATTCTAGGAATGTTAGGAAAATTCCTTTCGCCTGGATAGGTTTCTTTCTTGTAGAGAACcgaccaccaccatcatcatcgtcatcatcatcttaaTTATCAGGTCGAAAATGAGAAATACTGTATCTCCAAATGAAAAGGAAGACAAATGAGATATATCAGTAATAATGGCAGGAATTTTTTGGCTCAAGTTGTCGGCAAAGCTGGTTTACATGTTTTTCTTTTGGGCACATGATGTCGCTGGCCCGATTGATTGAATTGCTAATTAAGCGATCAGTTGTAGagaaaaaagtcgaaaaatgtaTGCAATACTGACTTCACTTGGGTTGGACGTTTTCGTTTAAGGTTTATAATAGAATACTGTCCAAGCTAATGCAGTGTTTACTCTTACGAAGATGCCTGATATATATTAACTATAAACATATCCCTGGTTACACTATGCAAGCCATTACgtccttttttcttcaaaaacagaCAAGGCAGCCGGCGGCTCAGAAGACTGGACTTACGGTTCACTGGGAGTCAAGTACTCATTTACAGTTGAATTGCCCCCGAGAGATGCAAACCCAGGCTTCATTCTTCCTCCAAGTCAAATCATCACGACAGGAGAAGAGATATTTGAGGGCTTGAAAGCCTTAGTTATAGCAATGGAAATATAAGCTGGTATTAGCTGGTCGAAACTGAGTGGAATGCCAATGTAGTTCTTAGACAGTTTGTCAGACTGGCAGCATGGGGGGCTTCGTCAAAACGCTCGCGTGAATAATTATTCAGAGTTGACGCAAAATAAAGGATAAAGCAACGTACTGATGTCtaatattttttgtattaatGGCGAAAGTTTTACAACAGACAAAAAGAATAGAAAGGTTGAATGTGTAATGTTAGTCAGACTTCACTTAATGATCAAGAATCTCATATCATGTCATATGGATAAAAGAGGATATCATACGCACATGCGCACTATAGGGTCACGAAAAAAATGACCTGCATTTCCCTTTCAACTTTTTTAGTTCACAATTTTATTGATCAATGTATTTTTTATAGGTGAATCAAGAACAATCTAAAGGATCGATGAcaacaaaagttttttttcttacatcgACTCTTTCATCTCGATTGAATTTGGTTACCTTTCCGACAGTAACCTGCGAGCATAGCTCCGATGGTATTTGCAGTCAGTGACAAAATTGGCGTTATGTAGCAGCTCTCCTAATCGTAAAAGCCAATTGGTTCGACAAACAATgatgtgttattgttttctgcaaccaatgaggaaacaccttacgagcagcacctacccgggggagggggaggggtactaccatatatgggctatataggtatgtgccactgtgaAGGATATgcttttcaagcagtttactctgggatagggtatataagtCAGAGattttgggtctagaatagggtatcattttccaggaaagtgatcaattggttgaagactTTAGGGTCTTTTAGTCTAGAATAGGAAAACCGGGacttgccactcaaaaatatgaaaaaattaaatcggttttgttttggctagactgtgctagtgacctcagtagtttctggaaaacagctactctaggataggggggatttggggagtttagtctagtatagggtagcaaaattaagctgaactagctctggtataggctaagggttccagggtcccagaggcacatccccacccaaaaattcctaaagtaccccccggggtTCCTAGATCACTGACAAAGTTTGCCGCGGGCCAAAGACAAGAGTTTCTAGTAAGCTACAGTGATCTCCTTCACGGACACAGATCCTTTCCGGGGCGATGAAAAGCGTTTACTTATCGGGAAAGTTCTACCTCGTTTGTGAGTTGGTGTTGTCATGAGCAGGAGCCCATGTCGTGACCAATAAACCTTGTGTTTTTCTCCTGAACTTGAGGCATCTTCAGCCAAACTTTTTTACAATGTGAAATAAATTGTGTGTAGgttttccttcctttctctCCTTCTCCAATTATTGCCTTCCCTTGAAAAAGCGTTCAACCATCGGCCAAGCTACCAAATGAACGCCTCATTCATCCCCCTCACTTACCAGGGGAGCTCCTCTGCTCACTTACGTTAAATGGTAGAGAGCGAGTAGAGAgcttctcttttatttcttctttgaaGAAAAACGCTAACACacaaaataagaacaaaaatatatacctATGAGAAAAAAACAGTACACCTAATTAATGATCAATCGATGCTTTCCCTCCGCTCGTCACTTCGGCCCTTCTTCGGCCCTTAACTTCGGTTCGACACCGAAGTATCACGTTGGAGCCCAGTTTCTCTCTGCTGCATCTAATTTGCATAGATGGTTGCTCTTGGAGTTTGTTGTGTTTTGACGAACAAAGACTTCCAGTAGTCCGATTGGAGGGAGTGAATAGTAAAAGGGACGTCCCAGGATCGTTTAACAAACTACCTCAGTAATCAGAGAGTCATTTTCTTGCAACTTATGCCGATACTAAGGGACGGATCTAGTTTATCGGCTGCACGAGGCCAGGCGGCTAGGAGTCAAGTGATCCGTCCGTTTGTGTGTTCGACGTTTCAAGACTTTCATGTTGAAAGAGACTTTCTACAAGAACAAGTATTCCCTAAACTAAACAAGCTTTGTCGAGAGCGGGGGACATCTTTTCTTCCTGTAGATCTGCGATGGAACAAAAGCCAGTCTCAACAAAACAGCGAACATGTTCTTCGCACGTGTCTAGATAGTATTGGCCGCTGTGCTCCGTTTTTCATTTGCCTCTTGGGGGACAGGTATGGTGTACATCGTGCAGCTGAATCCGAGATTACGGATCCTGCTACTGAAGAGTGGCTTGACAAGAACTTTGAAACAGCTGCTGCGTGTGGATACCATTGGGTGCTGGAAGACGACAACAGGTTAGTACGGTTAAATAGAAGTTTATGATATGTTTTTTCAGCTTTTGACATAGACCAGTTCGGGGGACAATCCGTCAACACCACTGGagagagcgccttaaaattagtacAGTTGCTAAAACGAGCTCAGATATAGCTCCGCAAAGAAGTGAAAAATTGCAGACTTTTTATTGTTGGGCCGCAAGTTTGTACCCCCCACCCTTCAAACATTTGTAAAGTTTTGCGGCTTTGACGATCAATATCCTccttacagtcaagccaggtcaagcgtactccccccccccaaaaaaaaaaatgccattaatgaatttattattcgaaagttgagtCCGTTGGCAGTCAGTTGCAGATTTCggattcatctctgcatttgTGCATGTGtcatgagccgtgaattcacacgcgattcagtttcaaaatttctaccagctcagcttccctgaatttgatgtaaatgtcttcttaggattttaatcctttcaaagattttcaatctgaccaaatgcagagaagttctcgtaaaatattcactgctcattatgcaTGCAGGAATTCCGATTTGAATTTGAAACTAGTTACAGGAACGACTAACGGCTTCAtctttcaaataatcaattcattaatggaatcttggGGGTATGCCTGACCTGCTTTGACTgtaattttcaacaaatcactttcaaacttggcaaagTCACTAATGTcgggcatttgtcattttcttttggaAAAGCTGCAAAAAGCCCCAGGGTGGGGCCAAGCAGTTCATACAAAAACCCTCCAGAGTGTGCAAATGCCCTGCCCCCCAGTCAACACCAAAATTGCGATTTCCTGGAAATAAGCTGTAAATGCTGTATTTATAGAAAATCTGTAATATAATTTCTGGTCACAATTTTACATAAAGCACCCTTTGCAAATCGCTGCTAGCTACTCgttataattattgcaaaaaagatTAAATTGATCTGACTAGTATCAATAGAGGGTAAAGGTGCAGatgagccaaaggcccaaatggCTGAAGCTTGTCCCGGTTTCCATAGCATGAAGCACGCCTAGGTAGGAGTATTGTTACTCCTCCCTGGACAAGATGCTAGTTCATTGCAGGATCCAGAGTTTGAAGTTTTAACTGCTCAGCTACACACCAATGATTATGATAGAACTGTAAACTAGAATTTTAACAATacctttcttatttttgaaggcATTTACATGTAAAACAGTGGATGATAGAAAAACAAGTGACAAGCTTAACATGAGTATTTTCTCATCACGATCAAACTGTTCCGTCAACATATTAATCATGGCATTGATCACACAAACCACAAAGTTTATACTAGCATTCAAATATCTCGCTGAGTTTTTCTAGGCCTTTCTGCCTCAACCATTTGCTCACAAAGAAAGTGTCTTTTCATTTAAACTCTTTAAAcaattagcctgaatttcatccgatttctTCGAGTCgctattactccctcagtaacgtctgaatcgaccggccgttaatgccgtccagtgacgtcactactcttggcctttgctttaattcatgcaaaaagtaaaacacgattttcaagtggcaaacagggaaatatcgtttggaaatgtctgtaTAATACAGAactactttatttttttcgatcgtaattcatgtttaacgttcaaactatcaagtGCATGCAGtgcaactctgaaccggttgtactaaattctataatcaaactcggtcgcaatcacgcaatgaaataaacacacggattgacggaacacttagttcaaaaacacaatgatttgctttaattgaaaagaagctatttggtccttaacgaagaaaaaaacaaggagacgagaaagaaaagctaacagaatcactacacttgacggtgaaaatagcaagaaggtcgaattataacattgatctcagaaaacttcgcgtaaacaaaataaccggccgccgaaaccacaaagcggctctaaatgaaaaacctaccgactctccgcaatgattcttcattcgcagttcaatttagcatttcaggttcgaagacaagggcaattttgctgtttaagataaagattaagcttattaaaatgtttgaattcaacgaaagaatgccagggatgcgatgcactgaatatcaagcgacaatcccgctaaaatttttcataattatacataattatgcgaatgtttagacaatcaaccaatcaaaatcactacccggttttccggtagtgagtgacgtcactggacggcattaacggctggtcgattcagacgttgttgagaggagaaaacgactcgaagcaatcggatgaatttcaggctattaAACAATGTCATGATTGTTTTTTCTCCACGTGCAAACTGATCACAATAAATTATTGCGGGAAGCAGTTTCTTATCTGGATGCAAAAAAAACTGTAGGGTAGGGTGGTGATGGAGCAAAAACCACACGTGTCTTTACATTGCATATGTATTAAAAACATTCTTTATAGAAATATCTATCTATAGCTATCTAAATAGCCATATTTTTTAAGttcaaatattgaaaaaggaacaaTGTTAATCACTTCTAGAAGAATTGATGATTTCCCCGCTTCGGGGCAGAGGTTTTctgtcaaattccccacccctggGACTGGCAAGATGACAAATGCCCGACAAATACccagggggaggggagggggatgggcatgcttggaattgactgagccattaaAAAGTGGCATGTAACAAGAGCCAGTAGAATAAGTGACACTCTTATTTGTTGCTTAACTTCAAATGCAAGCAATTTTTGTGTATCTCTTTATATAAACTTGAACAGGGCCACTGGTGCCACTCAAAAACTATACACCAAAAgtaatgttttcatttttgataTAGCATATGAACCAAGAACCAAGGTGGACCCCTGTGTTTTA
This window contains:
- the LOC140922393 gene encoding carboxypeptidase B-like, with translation MKLWSTVFVLLIRHQALLVQSYKVVSVTPVVEAHLQILSQLEEQNEIEIDFWTRPSQLNQTVDIEVSDEDFEKLSLVLKEHAGMEFTIQIDNLQQLINEQLEQNEASARNDNWHARYHPLNEITDKLEEMRRSSGGLAEIFELGKKGKGRKRVKRGKGKKKTLPAIKISIDDNKPVFFIQCGIHAREWISPATCMYIIDQMIQKSSSDASVMLNKMSFVILPVFNPDGYEYTWTSGGRMWRKNRRKNKKSSRCVGVDLNRNWSYEWGGEGASPNKCDETYRGKKAFSEKETKSVSKYLEGLNKQGLLKGFIDFHAFSQMWFIPWGYTATKTNDHEEQMRVAKIAVEAIKRKHGKSYKYGSSAVLLYKAAGGSEDWTYGSLGVKYSFTVELPPRDANPGFILPPSQIITTGEEIFEGLKALVIAMEI